A window of the Miscanthus floridulus cultivar M001 chromosome 14, ASM1932011v1, whole genome shotgun sequence genome harbors these coding sequences:
- the LOC136503972 gene encoding uncharacterized protein yields MPTAPVPESPSAQQTEDGPATAASGPGDGESLAHTTGASATVTEATTEKVDTLEAETTAVVGAPKAKDATPSTAEEQPSPPAAMPGVVGAAVRPQSPPVVLPATAEEDEIVEIEHAAPKP; encoded by the coding sequence ATGCCGACTGCTCCCGTCccggagtccccgagtgctcaaCAAACAGAGGACGGGCCAGCCACCGCTGCCAGTGGTCCTGGCGACGGTGAATCATTAGCGCACACGACAGGCGCGTCGGCGACCGTGACCGAGGCTACGACCGAAAAAGTCGATACTTTGGAAGCGGAAACTACAGCTGTTGTTGGTGCACCGAAGGCTAAGGATGCAACTCCGTCGACGGCCGAGGAGCAACCTTCACCACCTGCAGCgatgccaggagtggtcggagcagcTGTCCGACCACAGAGTCCCCCAGTGGTGCTTCCAgcgacggcggaggaggacgagattgtggagatcgagcatgCCGCACCTAAGCCCTAG
- the LOC136503971 gene encoding putative disease resistance protein RGA1 → MAAVLDAMAPYVKKLIMDMAKEEVSMLLGVSGEILKLEGNLDNLKAFLADAERKRITDETVQRWVMKLKNAMYEATDILDLCNIEADKPMGSKGGILEDKVPSCFQPLLLCLRNPMFAHEIGS, encoded by the coding sequence ATGGCGGCCGTCCTCGATGCCATGGCACCCTACGTGAAGAAGCTGATCATGGACATGGCAAAAGAAGAGGTGTCTATGTTGCTTGGGGTATCTGGTGAGATCTTGAAGCTAGAGGGGAACCTGGATAACCTCAAGGCATTCCTAGCTGATGCTGAGAGGAAGCGCATTACTGATGAGACCGTGCAAAGATGGGTGATGAAGCTTAAGAACGCCATGTACGAAGCCACCGACATCCTAGACCTATGTAACATTGAGGCTGACAAGCCGATGGGGTCGAAAGGAGGCATATTGGAAGACAAAGTGCCCAGCTGCTTCCAACCGTTGCTCTTATGTCTGCGGAATCCCATGTTCGCCCATGAGATAGGCAGCTGA